The Rhodothermales bacterium genome contains a region encoding:
- a CDS encoding 6,7-dimethyl-8-ribityllumazine synthase encodes MPEIVHGKLDAADASFAIVVSRFNSFITEKLLSGALDAFSRHGADMDRVSVAWCPGAFEIPLVARRLAASGAYDAVVCLGAVIRGATSHYDLVCGAVARGVSTVSMDTDVPVIFGVVTTDTIEQAIERAGTKAGNKGVDAATAAIEMVNLLRQI; translated from the coding sequence ATGCCGGAAATCGTACATGGGAAGCTGGACGCCGCCGATGCATCGTTCGCGATCGTCGTCTCGCGTTTTAACTCGTTCATTACCGAGAAATTGTTGAGCGGTGCGCTCGATGCATTCAGTCGTCACGGCGCAGACATGGATCGTGTGTCGGTGGCGTGGTGTCCCGGTGCGTTCGAGATTCCACTTGTTGCCCGAAGGCTGGCCGCATCGGGGGCGTATGATGCAGTGGTGTGTCTCGGCGCCGTGATTCGAGGAGCGACGTCGCACTACGACCTTGTGTGTGGTGCGGTGGCTCGAGGTGTCTCCACCGTCTCGATGGACACCGACGTGCCGGTGATTTTCGGGGTCGTTACTACCGACACGATCGAGCAGGCCATCGAGCGGGCAGGAACGAAGGCCGGTAACAAGGGTGTGGACGCGGCGACCGCAGCGATCGAGATGGTCAACCTGCTGCGGCAGATCTAA